The genomic DNA CTCCGCATAGGAAACATCTGGGTAAGGATAGCTCCTCCAAACAGATTTCCTCAGGCACGATGAATTGTCAGAATAGAAATGGAAAACCTGCCGCAGGCCCTGGTTTCTCGAATACTCTCGCGCATCTGATATCCAAACAACCGGCCACTGCTTCAGCCCGTTGAAGTGCGTCTCCAGCTCCCAGGTCGTGAATGGGGAGGCACCCTGGTGTGCAATATGCCTTCCGAATGACGCAGCAATGTTTTCGTCTTCGCGCAGCGGCCTCACAAGCTCTCGCAGCCACAGGGAATCAGCCGGCACCGCGTCATGCGTCAAGAACGCACACAGTTCTCCACGAGCGGACTCCACGCCAAAATTTCTTGTTCGCCCGTGGCCAAACGAAGAGGATGGGATTTGAACCAGCCTAAATCGCTCATCACCTCCAGGAAAAACGCTTAACGATTCATCAGTAGAACCGGAATCAATAACAATTACCTCGAACTCAAAATCTACCTCTTGGCACTTAAGCATTTTATACAGATCAGCGACATAAGGCATGCCGTTCTTGACAGGTATAATAATCGATACAAGCGGTTGACCACTAGACATCACTTGTCACCCGGCCCCCCGCTTAATCAGTGACTTTGCGTACCTGAACGGATAAGTAATCTTCCACGAAGAGCTATCTTTTATTTCTTTAATTTCCGCTCTAAGAATTTCCGACTCTTGGAGCAAACGAGCCGCGCCTCGTCGTTCGTGCTCAATCTCCGCGATTAACTCAGCCTCACGCGCTGAGCTCTCGGCAATTAGTCGCTGAAGCGCGTCCCGTTTCTCGGCCAGTTCTGTGTCTTTTGCTGCCGCTTCCAACTGAAGTTTTTCGAGTCCTGCGGCGTGTTCACCGGCCAAGCGCTGCTGGGTTTCCTGCTGCTCCGTCAGATATTTATCTTTGGCTTCAATCTCCTGATGAAGCTTTGCCAGTTCTGCTGCCTGGCTATCAATTTCCGCAGCCCGCTCATCCGCCAGGCGCTGTAACTGCGAGCCCGCCTGGGCCGATTTTCGGGCGCGTGAGTCGACCTCACGGAAGAAGGCCTCACCAAACACCGGAGCGACACTGTCGAAGGAAATCCGCACGGCATCGAGCCTTGCCATCGCCACGACATCGGAGGGATCTTTTTCAAGATCTTCCAACGCCGAGTACGCCTGCTTGACCCAATCAGCGATCCGTGGGTCGGCATACAGCAGGTCGGCGCTTGCAGTATGATGCTGATGATCCATCGAAAAATGTGTTGAGATGGCTTCGACTGACGGCTGCGGCCACTTAACCTGCAAAGCTTCGGTAATTTTGTCGACACCGGCTCGCCAGTCGTCAAGCATCGCTTCATACGACACGAATACACGCGACTTGCCTCGCGTTGCGCGTTCTGCCTCCAACTCGTGCCGCAGCCATAAGAGAGCACTGAAGCCGAATGTGAACCCATCGCGCTTTTCGAGCGAAGCAATCACTGCCAAGGGGTTGCGTTGGGTCAGGACGTAGCGAACCTCAACGTTCATTCGCTTCAGGATTTCTGCATAAAGCGGCACGAAACGAGAAATGCGCGGCTCCTTGAGGACAAAAAGTGGCGCGCTGCCATATTCCTCATCAATCAGCTTTGCGATCTCGGCTTTGTAGAAGCGCAGCCGCGCTGCCCCGAGATCGGTTTGCTCGAAGGACCGCCAATCGTCCCACCGGCTGCCTGCCTCCGCCAGCATCTGCTCATGAAGTTCGATCAAGGGACTCGGTTCCCAA from Mesorhizobium sp. M1E.F.Ca.ET.045.02.1.1 includes the following:
- a CDS encoding glycosyltransferase family 2 protein; translated protein: MSSGQPLVSIIIPVKNGMPYVADLYKMLKCQEVDFEFEVIVIDSGSTDESLSVFPGGDERFRLVQIPSSSFGHGRTRNFGVESARGELCAFLTHDAVPADSLWLRELVRPLREDENIAASFGRHIAHQGASPFTTWELETHFNGLKQWPVVWISDAREYSRNQGLRQVFHFYSDNSSCLRKSVWRSYPYPDVSYAEDQLWAKMIIEAGYKKAFSWNSVVHHSHEYSFWGRLSRSYDESKALNSLFGYKMSSSKKELIRQIVRTTVRDMKNAIENGWIFSDFGAVIRQPFDNIARQVGYYLGTANLSLVNRNEATFSRDKRLMER
- a CDS encoding sulfotransferase, producing MNKRPLSENLRGAASDQQVAAQAAPETRAKPKLAKRTCIMVLGMHRSGTSALTRAISLLGAELPRNTLGANPTNPAGHWEPSPLIELHEQMLAEAGSRWDDWRSFEQTDLGAARLRFYKAEIAKLIDEEYGSAPLFVLKEPRISRFVPLYAEILKRMNVEVRYVLTQRNPLAVIASLEKRDGFTFGFSALLWLRHELEAERATRGKSRVFVSYEAMLDDWRAGVDKITEALQVKWPQPSVEAISTHFSMDHQHHTASADLLYADPRIADWVKQAYSALEDLEKDPSDVVAMARLDAVRISFDSVAPVFGEAFFREVDSRARKSAQAGSQLQRLADERAAEIDSQAAELAKLHQEIEAKDKYLTEQQETQQRLAGEHAAGLEKLQLEAAAKDTELAEKRDALQRLIAESSAREAELIAEIEHERRGAARLLQESEILRAEIKEIKDSSSWKITYPFRYAKSLIKRGAG